A region of the Yarrowia lipolytica chromosome 1C, complete sequence genome:
TAGCCGGTGCCACTGCTGCCAACCTCGAGGAGAACGACCATGCTATGAAAACGGCACCCAAGGACTACGCCGCTCGATACGGCTCCGAAGTGGACAAGGGCGACAAGTTTGTGGCCCAGGGACGTCCCGACGTGGAGGATCATGAGCgagaggacgacgagggaTCCGAGGCTGCTAAGAACGCCAAAgtcaaaaacaccaacGGCAAGCCCGCAAAGCCCGCCAAGACTGTAACTGACAAACAGCCCACTGTCATTAACGACTACGACCCCAACAACATTGGTCAAAACGAAGCCGAGGTCGATAttgccaaggacgccgCTGAGCGGGCTAAGGAGGACCGAGTGGCTGCTGTCGTCGGAGTCACCGAGTCTGCCAACGATGCCACTGGCTCCAaatcttcctcctcctcctcttcttctggctctaccaccaccaccaaaccCGCTTCTTCAGTCACCGATGTTCCCGTGGATGACGACATGTGGCACACGTTTGTCATGGCCTTCTCCATGATCATCACATCCGAGATTGGCGACAAGACCTTCCTACTGGCCGCCATCATGGCTTCCAAACATTCGCATTTCACCATTTTCTCGGCCGCCTTCTCATCGCTGGCTCTGATGACCATCCTGTCGGCTCTAATGGGCCAGGCTTTTCTCCTTTTCGTTTCTCCCCGACTCGTTGGCATCGCAGCAGGTGTGCTTTTCCTTGTTTTCGGAATCCGACTGCTGCATGAAGCCACACACATGGAGGGCGTTTCCATCAAGGACGAAATGGCCGAGGTGGAGTCTGAGATCGAGGCTTCCGAGATGAACGAAAAGAACCGAGATCTCGAGGCTGGtacctcttcctcctcgtccgGAGATACTACTCTTCGTCGACAAAATTCTGCTCCTGGAATCACCGATGACGGCCTCGGCGAGCAGGGATACTCGTTCGATATCCGAAAGGCCTCCAAGCCTACCATCAAGCAGTCGCTAGCCGATATTTCTAACGGGTTTTCCAACCTGGCCAGTCTGGTACTGTCGCCGGCTTGGGTCCAGATCTTCGTCATGACCTTTCTGGCCGAATGGGGCGACCGGTCGCAGATCAGCACAATTGCCATGGGCGCTGGTTCCAACTTCTGGCCTGTGGTTTTCGGCGGAGTGATTGGCCATGCTTGTTGCACCTCTGTGGCCATTATTGGAGGCAAGCTGCTTGCCCAGCGGGTGTCCATCCAGCAGATTACTGTGGTTGGCGCCGTGGCTTTCATCATTTATGCCATTCTTTACTTCTGGGACATTTACTCCACTTGGCAGTAGATGAGGTAGTACGACTACCACGATATTTGGGGCTCTTATAGAAAAATGGATGTTATAGCGTATTCGGAAGAACGTGTATAATTGAGACATACGATTGGTATCAATATTGAGAAGCTGAGTGAAATATGACCAGATCATCGAATCTGCCCTCCATACGGCACCAATacaacctcctcaaccaACAATTTGAACAGACTGTGGTTAACTTTTCATGCGTCTGGTCTTCGGTG
Encoded here:
- a CDS encoding uncharacterized protein (Compare to YALI0C07304g, some similarities with DEHA0F09273g Debaryomyces hansenii, similar to Saccharomyces cerevisiae GDT1 (YBR187W); ancestral locus Anc_8.557) produces the protein MKLSTITTLVLVTLAGATAANLEENDHAMKTAPKDYAARYGSEVDKGDKFVAQGRPDVEDHEREDDEGSEAAKNAKVKNTNGKPAKPAKTVTDKQPTVINDYDPNNIGQNEAEVDIAKDAAERAKEDRVAAVVGVTESANDATGSKSSSSSSSSGSTTTTKPASSVTDVPVDDDMWHTFVMAFSMIITSEIGDKTFLLAAIMASKHSHFTIFSAAFSSLALMTILSALMGQAFLLFVSPRLVGIAAGVLFLVFGIRLLHEATHMEGVSIKDEMAEVESEIEASEMNEKNRDLEAGTSSSSSGDTTLRRQNSAPGITDDGLGEQGYSFDIRKASKPTIKQSLADISNGFSNLASLVLSPAWVQIFVMTFLAEWGDRSQISTIAMGAGSNFWPVVFGGVIGHACCTSVAIIGGKLLAQRVSIQQITVVGAVAFIIYAILYFWDIYSTWQ